The following coding sequences are from one Shewanella violacea DSS12 window:
- a CDS encoding efflux RND transporter permease subunit, producing the protein MLQRLIEVAIRNRLMVVLGLIAIAIASMVMLPKLNLDAFPDVTNVQVTVNTEAEGLAAEEVEKLISYPVESAMYALPGVTEVRSLSRTGLSLVTVVFAEGTDIYFARQQVFEQLQAAREMIPDGIGVPEIGPNTSGLGQIYQYILRAEPGSGIDASELRSLNDYLVKLIMMPVGGVTEVLSFGGDVRQYQVQIDPNKLRSYGLSMEQVITALESNNRNAGGWFMGQGQEQLVVRGYGLLPAGDAGLKAIAQIPLTEVAGTPVRVGDIANVDYGSEIRVGAVTMTRRDEAGNPQALGEVVAGVILKRMGANTKATIDDINARTSLVEQALPDGVTFEVFYDQADLVDQAVTTVRDALLMAFVFIVVILALFLVNIRATMLVLLSIPVSICLALMVMSYFGMSANLMSLGGLAVAIGMLVDGSVVMVENIFKHLTQPDRQHLNDARLRADGEPDPYHADEDGVGTQAHSDASSAIGMRVMLAAKEVCSPIFFATAIIIVVFAPLFALEGVEGKLFQPMAVSIILAMLSALVVALVVVPALAVILFDKRMFKRGITLRESALLKPIESVYRRLLTLTMARPKTVVITAVTLFVLSMTLLPRLGTEFVPELEEGTINLRITLAPTASLQTSIDVAPKIEKMLLEFPEVEYALSRIGAPELGGDPEPVSNIEIYIGLKPVEQWQSASSRVELQKLMEEKISVFPGLLFTFSQPIATRVDELLSGVKAQLAIKIFGPDLDLLSASGERLSELVSKIPGAVDVSLEQVSGEAQLVVRPKRELLARYGISVDEVMSLVSQGIGGVSAGQVIDGNARYDINVRLAEQYRSSPDALRDLLLSGVNGATVRLGEVASVEVEMAPPNIRRDDVQRRVVVQANVSGRDMGSVVKDIYAVIPQANLPAGYTVVVGGQYENQQRAQQKLMLVVPISIGLIALLLFFSFGSLKQVALIMANVPLALIGGVVALFISGTYLSVPSSIGFITLFGVAVLNGVVLVDSINQRRDLEVKQSRHREATGTLGQGESLYDSVYEGTVGRLRPVLMTALTSALGLIPILISTGVGSEIQQPLAVVIIGGLFSSTALTLLVLPTLYRWMYRKEEQS; encoded by the coding sequence ATGTTACAGAGGCTTATTGAAGTTGCTATCCGCAACCGACTCATGGTGGTGCTGGGACTTATTGCTATTGCGATAGCCAGTATGGTCATGTTACCCAAATTGAATCTGGATGCCTTTCCGGATGTTACCAATGTACAAGTTACCGTAAACACCGAGGCCGAGGGATTAGCGGCGGAAGAAGTTGAGAAGTTAATCAGCTATCCCGTCGAGTCAGCCATGTACGCCTTGCCTGGGGTGACTGAGGTGCGTTCGTTATCTCGTACCGGCCTGTCGCTGGTGACTGTGGTATTTGCCGAGGGCACAGATATCTATTTTGCCCGTCAGCAGGTGTTCGAGCAGCTGCAGGCAGCCAGAGAGATGATCCCCGATGGGATTGGTGTGCCAGAAATTGGCCCGAATACTTCAGGTTTAGGTCAGATTTATCAATATATTCTTCGCGCCGAGCCAGGATCTGGCATAGATGCCAGTGAGCTGCGCAGTCTCAATGACTATTTGGTTAAGCTCATCATGATGCCAGTAGGCGGCGTGACTGAGGTGCTCTCATTTGGTGGTGACGTGCGTCAATATCAGGTGCAGATTGACCCCAATAAGCTGCGCAGTTATGGCCTCTCCATGGAGCAAGTGATCACAGCGCTGGAGAGCAATAACCGCAACGCAGGTGGCTGGTTTATGGGTCAAGGTCAGGAGCAACTGGTTGTTCGTGGCTATGGCCTCTTGCCAGCGGGCGATGCAGGCCTCAAGGCCATAGCTCAGATCCCCTTGACCGAAGTGGCGGGTACGCCGGTCAGAGTTGGCGATATTGCTAATGTGGATTACGGCAGTGAAATTCGTGTCGGCGCCGTGACCATGACTCGCCGTGACGAGGCGGGTAACCCCCAAGCGCTGGGGGAAGTCGTAGCCGGGGTTATCCTCAAACGTATGGGTGCTAACACTAAGGCGACCATAGATGATATCAATGCCAGGACTTCACTGGTTGAGCAGGCGCTTCCCGATGGTGTCACCTTCGAGGTGTTCTACGATCAAGCGGATCTGGTTGATCAGGCGGTAACCACAGTGCGTGATGCCTTGCTGATGGCATTCGTGTTTATCGTGGTGATCTTGGCGCTGTTTTTAGTCAACATTCGCGCCACCATGCTGGTGTTATTGTCTATTCCGGTTTCTATCTGCCTGGCGCTGATGGTGATGTCATATTTCGGCATGTCGGCTAACCTTATGTCCTTAGGTGGACTGGCGGTGGCTATCGGTATGCTGGTGGATGGCTCAGTGGTGATGGTAGAGAACATCTTCAAGCACCTGACTCAACCGGACAGACAACATCTTAATGATGCCCGTCTTCGCGCCGATGGTGAGCCTGACCCCTATCATGCCGATGAAGATGGTGTTGGGACTCAGGCCCATAGTGACGCATCTTCTGCCATAGGCATGCGTGTCATGCTGGCGGCCAAGGAAGTCTGTAGTCCTATCTTCTTCGCAACGGCCATCATAATCGTGGTATTTGCGCCGCTATTTGCTCTTGAAGGCGTTGAAGGCAAGCTGTTTCAGCCCATGGCTGTGAGTATCATATTGGCCATGTTGTCGGCCTTAGTGGTGGCGCTCGTTGTCGTACCAGCTCTGGCGGTGATCTTATTTGATAAGAGAATGTTTAAGCGTGGTATTACCCTCAGAGAAAGTGCCCTGCTTAAGCCAATCGAGTCTGTGTACCGCCGCTTGTTAACCCTAACTATGGCGCGCCCTAAGACTGTGGTTATCACGGCTGTGACACTATTTGTGCTGAGCATGACCTTGTTGCCGCGTTTGGGCACAGAGTTTGTACCTGAACTTGAAGAGGGCACGATTAACTTAAGGATCACCTTAGCGCCGACGGCGAGCCTACAGACCTCAATCGATGTAGCGCCTAAGATAGAAAAGATGTTACTCGAGTTTCCCGAGGTGGAATATGCCCTGAGCCGTATTGGCGCCCCAGAGCTTGGCGGCGATCCTGAGCCCGTGAGTAATATCGAGATCTATATCGGCCTCAAGCCAGTGGAACAGTGGCAGTCGGCTTCGAGCCGAGTGGAGTTACAGAAGCTAATGGAGGAGAAAATCAGTGTCTTCCCGGGCCTGCTATTCACCTTCTCACAGCCAATTGCCACCCGAGTCGATGAACTGCTATCCGGCGTAAAAGCTCAGCTGGCGATCAAGATTTTTGGCCCAGACTTAGACCTATTATCCGCTAGCGGCGAGAGGCTGTCAGAGCTGGTATCAAAAATACCTGGGGCAGTGGATGTGTCACTGGAGCAGGTCAGTGGTGAGGCTCAACTCGTGGTGAGACCTAAGCGCGAACTGTTGGCGCGTTATGGCATCAGTGTCGATGAGGTCATGAGCCTAGTAAGCCAAGGCATAGGCGGCGTAAGCGCCGGGCAAGTGATTGACGGCAATGCCAGATACGACATTAATGTGCGTCTGGCCGAGCAATATCGTAGCTCTCCGGATGCCCTAAGAGATCTTCTTCTCAGCGGCGTAAACGGTGCCACGGTACGTTTAGGTGAAGTGGCCAGTGTCGAAGTCGAGATGGCGCCGCCAAACATTCGCCGCGACGATGTGCAGCGCCGAGTTGTGGTACAGGCTAACGTCTCAGGCCGCGACATGGGCTCAGTGGTAAAAGATATCTACGCGGTTATTCCACAGGCCAACTTGCCAGCGGGTTATACCGTAGTTGTTGGCGGCCAGTATGAGAATCAGCAAAGAGCCCAGCAGAAACTCATGCTAGTCGTGCCTATCTCTATTGGTCTGATTGCCCTGTTACTCTTCTTCTCATTTGGCTCACTTAAGCAAGTGGCCCTCATCATGGCCAACGTGCCATTGGCCTTAATCGGTGGCGTGGTTGCCCTGTTTATCAGTGGTACTTATCTGTCGGTTCCTAGCTCCATCGGCTTTATCACCTTGTTCGGTGTCGCTGTGCTTAACGGTGTGGTGCTGGTGGACTCGATTAACCAGAGACGCGATCTTGAAGTTAAACAGAGTCGGCATAGAGAAGCGACCGGGACGCTTGGTCAAGGTGAAAGCCTGTATGATTCGGTCTATGAAGGCACGGTAGGGCGCTTGCGTCCGGTATTGATGACGGCACTGACCTCGGCGTTAGGTCTTATTCCTATCTTGATCTCAACCGGGGTAGGCAGTGAAATTCAGCAACCCTTGGCCGTGGTGATCATAGGTGGCTTGTTTAGCTCCACGGCACTGACGCTACTGGTGTTGCCGACCCTATATCGTTGGATGTATCGGAAAGAGGAGCAAAGCTAG
- a CDS encoding linear amide C-N hydrolase, which yields MCTGIRLIADDGALVFGRTMEFSPEVLHYDLNYVPKGINFRGETDQGKEGIKWQSDNAFVSWTVLNTDIVMEGINEKGLSIGGFFFYPYDEASFQLQAANTERTLTGAQVITLLLSICGSVADAKELLPTLNVICKEVPIPGWDGVKPTLHYTMYDQQGGSAVIEYLEGELVIIDNPLGSITNQPSFKWHQRNLEQYTSLPIRETAPIKDTTERVKEGLDIGNDKELPGGFTAQDRFVRASIYSQVATPMKDANEAILRVKNILNHFDLPQGYKKTALGENATLTQTTQWTSITDIKALHMYFTTVNNPNLQRVSLPELMESGATEITKVKFADSLNFAEVSI from the coding sequence ATGTGTACAGGTATTCGTTTAATTGCAGATGATGGTGCGTTGGTTTTTGGTCGCACTATGGAATTTAGCCCAGAAGTATTACATTACGATTTGAACTACGTCCCTAAAGGCATCAATTTTCGTGGTGAAACCGATCAAGGTAAAGAGGGTATAAAGTGGCAGTCGGATAACGCCTTTGTTTCATGGACTGTGTTGAATACCGATATCGTCATGGAGGGCATCAATGAGAAAGGCTTATCTATCGGTGGATTCTTCTTCTATCCCTATGATGAAGCGAGTTTTCAGCTCCAGGCCGCTAATACCGAGCGTACACTAACGGGCGCTCAGGTTATTACCTTGCTACTTAGTATTTGTGGTAGCGTTGCCGATGCCAAAGAACTATTACCAACATTAAATGTTATCTGTAAGGAAGTACCTATCCCAGGTTGGGATGGTGTCAAGCCTACGCTGCATTACACCATGTACGATCAGCAGGGTGGCTCGGCTGTGATTGAATACCTTGAAGGTGAATTGGTTATTATCGATAATCCCCTTGGCAGCATCACTAACCAGCCTTCTTTCAAGTGGCATCAGCGTAATCTTGAGCAATATACTTCATTGCCTATCCGCGAGACGGCACCGATTAAAGATACTACCGAGCGAGTGAAGGAAGGTCTGGATATCGGTAACGACAAGGAACTGCCTGGTGGCTTTACCGCGCAGGATCGCTTTGTTCGCGCCTCGATTTACAGCCAGGTTGCGACCCCAATGAAAGATGCCAATGAAGCGATTTTGCGAGTGAAAAACATTCTCAATCACTTCGACTTACCACAGGGTTATAAAAAGACCGCTCTGGGTGAGAACGCCACGCTAACTCAGACCACTCAGTGGACATCGATTACCGATATCAAAGCGTTGCATATGTACTTTACGACTGTGAACAACCCTAATCTACAGAGAGTCTCGCTGCCAGAGTTGATGGAATCGGGCGCAACTGAAATTACTAAGGTTAAGTTTGCCGATAGTTTGAATTTCGCCGAGGTGAGCATTTAG
- a CDS encoding immunity 49 family protein, giving the protein MEHVKVHYQRTNWDAGYMERQQQKLAKYDTDFARDICEPTYQQLFWRQSNAYWLFADSIEYYRLTGEVDYFDRALGYLDLTLHTADTLMLGMLNRSGEPIMVTHQSQQLSLPYWQLNKRIGWLDWSHYLCQAISRRAQSSVELLMLFTPEMAAEYTSEPREYTAFYVRYLQGMLDPTADHDALQNEYTEVYSREFDLRFRVLLTPFYCLAKQDEAGFEAAILHASKINRAYVKKVRNKMSMDPLGFYPPQLIAAACLAYDRHGWTLKHHNDYLPEWWIYHRFTAPEVAE; this is encoded by the coding sequence ATGGAACATGTAAAAGTGCATTACCAAAGAACCAACTGGGATGCTGGCTACATGGAACGGCAACAGCAAAAGCTAGCTAAATACGATACAGACTTTGCCCGCGATATCTGTGAGCCAACCTATCAGCAGCTTTTTTGGCGTCAAAGTAATGCCTATTGGTTGTTTGCTGATTCAATAGAGTATTATCGGCTTACTGGCGAAGTAGACTATTTTGATCGGGCCTTGGGTTATTTAGATCTTACCCTGCACACGGCAGATACCTTAATGCTAGGCATGCTTAATCGCAGTGGTGAACCGATAATGGTCACGCACCAGAGTCAGCAATTGAGCTTGCCCTATTGGCAGCTTAATAAGCGGATCGGTTGGTTAGATTGGAGTCATTACCTCTGCCAAGCGATATCGAGACGGGCACAAAGCAGTGTCGAACTACTCATGCTGTTCACCCCTGAGATGGCCGCCGAGTACACCTCCGAGCCGAGGGAGTACACCGCATTTTATGTGCGTTATTTGCAAGGAATGCTCGACCCCACAGCGGATCATGACGCCTTGCAAAATGAGTATACCGAGGTGTATTCAAGAGAGTTTGATTTAAGATTCAGAGTCTTACTCACGCCGTTTTACTGTCTTGCTAAACAGGATGAAGCCGGATTTGAAGCTGCAATCCTCCATGCTAGTAAGATCAATCGGGCTTATGTAAAAAAAGTGCGCAACAAAATGTCCATGGATCCACTGGGGTTTTATCCGCCGCAGTTAATCGCGGCAGCCTGTTTAGCCTATGACCGACATGGCTGGACCTTAAAACATCATAATGACTATCTCCCGGAGTGGTGGATTTACCATCGTTTTACCGCCCCCGAAGTCGCTGAGTGA
- a CDS encoding efflux RND transporter periplasmic adaptor subunit, with product MDMNTQAVAAPFYLSALARGISLAFLMTLTAVAGFPSTAFAAEGHDQVAVTAKVQAEDDGHGHGQGAGEESQEEHGLKLTAEQQALAGIEVTQVSEETFSLEAVAMATLVVDRDRTMTLAPQLDVRVLARHVVPGQEVSKGDPLLTLGGVAVAQAQADYINAAAEWSRVKRMGKSAVSASRRLQAQVDAELKRAILEAMKMTSAQIATLASSPDTIGSYRLLAPIDGRVQQDLAMLGQVFSSGTALMQLTDESHLWVEAQVTPAQSESISVGSEALVRVGDRSIKANIIGRSHELNSVTRTEQILLSLENPGHGIHAGQFAELYLPNAIQGGVILPDAALTRGGDGDWQVFIQDEDGFEAVEVEVVERQRGMNLVRGLTPGSNLVISGAFFLASEQAKSGFAIHNH from the coding sequence ATGGATATGAACACACAAGCAGTAGCGGCACCATTTTATCTGAGTGCACTTGCCAGAGGCATAAGCTTGGCATTTTTAATGACCTTGACCGCAGTTGCAGGGTTCCCCTCAACGGCATTTGCCGCAGAAGGCCATGACCAGGTTGCAGTAACAGCCAAGGTACAAGCCGAAGATGATGGCCATGGTCATGGTCAGGGTGCAGGTGAGGAAAGCCAAGAGGAGCATGGCCTCAAACTCACGGCGGAGCAGCAAGCCCTTGCCGGTATCGAGGTGACGCAAGTCTCAGAGGAGACCTTCAGCTTAGAGGCTGTTGCCATGGCGACTCTGGTCGTAGACAGAGACAGAACCATGACATTAGCGCCTCAGCTCGATGTGCGCGTATTAGCGCGACACGTAGTTCCGGGCCAGGAAGTGAGTAAGGGCGACCCCTTGTTAACCCTTGGTGGTGTGGCTGTGGCTCAGGCTCAGGCCGATTATATCAATGCCGCGGCCGAATGGAGCCGGGTTAAGCGCATGGGCAAGAGCGCCGTCAGTGCCAGTCGCCGCCTACAGGCTCAGGTTGATGCCGAGCTTAAGCGCGCCATTCTAGAAGCGATGAAGATGACCTCGGCGCAGATCGCCACATTAGCGTCCAGCCCTGACACTATAGGTAGCTATCGGTTATTAGCTCCGATCGATGGTCGCGTGCAGCAAGATCTCGCCATGTTAGGCCAAGTGTTTTCCTCGGGCACCGCACTGATGCAACTCACCGACGAATCACATCTCTGGGTCGAGGCTCAAGTTACCCCGGCTCAGTCAGAAAGCATCAGTGTCGGCAGTGAAGCCTTAGTACGCGTTGGTGACAGAAGCATAAAAGCTAACATCATCGGCCGCTCCCATGAGCTTAACAGTGTGACCCGCACCGAGCAGATCTTGCTGAGTCTGGAAAATCCCGGCCATGGGATCCATGCCGGTCAGTTTGCCGAACTTTATTTACCCAATGCGATACAAGGCGGGGTGATTCTACCCGACGCGGCCCTGACACGTGGCGGAGACGGTGATTGGCAGGTATTTATTCAAGATGAAGATGGCTTCGAGGCCGTAGAGGTGGAAGTGGTTGAGCGTCAGCGCGGCATGAACCTAGTTCGTGGCCTGACGCCTGGCAGTAATTTGGTGATATCTGGGGCCTTTTTTCTCGCCTCTGAGCAGGCTAAGTCCGGCTTCGCTATTCACAACCACTAA
- a CDS encoding TolC family protein yields MKKTIIASLLLAYISNGGIYAYAATQAGEQAPSSLDLVTHSQEVDSLLENNQAGYSLQPAQSQAGFKAWLPDLMQTFNAQPEVAAQEARRIQAEFSIKAADQASYNPELGVNYQDASDDTYSLAISQTLDWGDKRGAVTRIAQLQVEILLADITLERSQMLASVIQALVDQSQSRKALDFQQQQFASSKRSLDIARQQLQVGDLSSVALQLVQLDVASRAAEYAMAELDSIAADADVLMLLGDKPTAFNGFMGSLSLPISRQIDPQLPALRSAYQQVMLTKLKAEQVKADTSADPSISLSVEREGDENKLGLGLSIPLQFRNNFSDTLAVASQEIAIAEQTYLAQERVLKQQEKKFYLTMPRLTQRYQEWRELVLNSGHKAASGLAQQWRAGDIDTSVYLQSQRQLSSSYLAGLSLETALYTSWLDWMGSSGQLDAYLHAQLPSSSVSNHSGSGQNTSSAKY; encoded by the coding sequence ATGAAAAAAACCATAATAGCCAGTCTGTTATTAGCCTATATCTCCAATGGTGGAATATATGCTTACGCCGCGACGCAGGCGGGGGAACAAGCACCGAGCTCCCTAGATCTTGTGACTCACTCACAGGAAGTCGATTCTCTACTGGAAAATAACCAAGCTGGTTATTCTCTGCAGCCTGCCCAGAGCCAAGCTGGTTTCAAGGCTTGGTTGCCAGACTTGATGCAAACCTTTAATGCTCAGCCTGAAGTGGCAGCTCAAGAAGCCAGACGTATTCAAGCTGAGTTCAGCATCAAGGCGGCAGATCAAGCCAGCTACAACCCAGAGCTTGGGGTTAACTATCAAGATGCCAGCGATGATACTTACAGCTTAGCTATCAGTCAGACCTTAGACTGGGGTGATAAGCGCGGCGCCGTCACACGTATTGCTCAGCTTCAAGTCGAAATTTTACTTGCCGATATCACCTTAGAGCGTAGTCAGATGCTGGCAAGCGTGATCCAAGCACTAGTAGATCAATCCCAGAGCCGCAAGGCCCTTGATTTTCAACAGCAACAATTTGCCTCATCTAAACGCTCTCTGGATATTGCCAGGCAGCAGCTGCAGGTGGGAGATCTCTCATCGGTTGCCTTGCAACTGGTGCAGTTAGACGTTGCCAGCCGCGCCGCCGAGTATGCCATGGCCGAGCTGGACTCTATTGCAGCAGATGCCGATGTCTTGATGCTATTAGGTGATAAGCCAACGGCATTCAATGGCTTTATGGGTTCATTGAGTCTGCCCATATCGAGGCAGATTGACCCGCAATTGCCTGCACTAAGGAGTGCTTATCAGCAAGTCATGCTGACCAAGCTCAAAGCCGAGCAAGTTAAAGCCGATACCTCAGCCGACCCAAGTATTAGCCTTAGCGTCGAACGCGAAGGCGATGAAAATAAGCTTGGCCTAGGCTTATCAATCCCGTTGCAGTTTCGCAATAACTTCAGCGATACCTTAGCCGTGGCGAGTCAGGAGATTGCCATAGCCGAGCAAACCTATCTGGCCCAAGAGCGAGTGCTTAAACAGCAAGAGAAGAAATTTTATCTGACCATGCCCAGACTCACCCAGCGTTATCAAGAATGGCGTGAGCTGGTGCTTAACTCTGGCCACAAAGCCGCATCGGGTCTGGCGCAGCAATGGCGCGCCGGTGACATAGATACCAGTGTTTACCTTCAAAGCCAGCGTCAACTGTCTAGCAGTTACCTTGCGGGTCTATCCCTGGAGACTGCCCTGTATACCAGCTGGCTCGATTGGATGGGAAGCAGTGGTCAGCTGGACGCATATTTACATGCTCAGTTACCAAGCAGCTCAGTGAGTAATCACTCAGGCTCAGGGCAAAACACCTCTTCGGCTAAGTACTAA
- a CDS encoding aminotransferase class V-fold PLP-dependent enzyme has translation MSQTASLSQIYLDANATTPVLPQAAQAAMTAMKEIFGNPSSSHITGLQAKNLMEQTRQRAKVLLGTGKGKLIFTSGATEGIQTGILSGLIKARENIEPGKQYSILYGATEHKAVPNSLEHWSNILGIDAEIKAIPVDNLGNLDLEFIAREVPNALMICTMAVNNETGVYQDLKQLELTIRNHNADVFWLVDCVQALGKRPLKLSETSIDYAPFSGHKLYAPKGIGFIYIRDSAPFTPFIAGGGQEGGLRSGTENLPGFAALNVIFEMLLDQKNSCFSTAETLEQYRQQLASSLTAAFPEIVFNHSFKNSVATTLNFAVPGFSSKELMDLFDAANIRVSSGSACSSKVTRSFVLDAMGLPAWQSESAIRLSFGPAMTQTEVDAACDRIQLAASALTHSCLMLDDTQLNDDKTPLDGLVQLRGGASCTWIYADQQTKQALIIDPLPELEQRINTLLECQQLAPIAIIDTHGHADHISGRVALAQKHLKHQQCDHLGWPKSSEQIQLDGAQLHMIKLGELSLVKVTSPGHTDDSISLLLTTDITKLKSTTRFAFCGDTVLMGSLGRTNFDSSSSSKMFHSLKRLEQLIGRNTLLCASHDYNNEFTTTLMAEMMRNSLLHDVLKGQITESQFVSRKANLDANLNDEVGTEIMCGAYTSDCHKLAIKEYDATSLKQELGQSNKVKLVDIREPHEYALQHSLGMETAETSSSINVPMTRLVQFIQEHQADKTSEWVLVCRSGSRSLVVAQAMQRLGFSNIAHLKGGYALSS, from the coding sequence ATGAGCCAGACAGCAAGTTTAAGCCAGATTTATCTCGATGCTAACGCCACAACACCTGTGCTCCCCCAAGCAGCACAAGCTGCAATGACAGCCATGAAAGAGATATTTGGTAACCCAAGTAGCAGCCATATCACAGGCCTGCAAGCCAAGAACTTGATGGAGCAAACCAGACAAAGAGCTAAAGTATTACTGGGCACAGGCAAGGGCAAACTCATCTTCACCAGTGGTGCTACCGAAGGTATCCAAACCGGAATCTTGTCTGGCCTTATTAAGGCCAGAGAAAATATCGAACCGGGAAAACAATACTCAATACTTTATGGTGCAACTGAACACAAAGCCGTACCTAACTCATTAGAGCATTGGAGCAATATCTTAGGTATCGATGCCGAAATTAAAGCCATTCCCGTCGATAACTTAGGTAACTTAGATCTAGAGTTCATCGCCCGAGAAGTGCCTAACGCCCTGATGATCTGCACCATGGCCGTTAATAACGAAACCGGTGTATATCAAGATCTCAAACAACTGGAACTGACGATTCGTAATCACAATGCTGATGTTTTTTGGTTGGTTGATTGCGTACAAGCTCTGGGAAAACGTCCGCTTAAGCTAAGTGAAACCAGCATAGACTACGCCCCGTTTAGCGGCCACAAACTCTATGCTCCAAAAGGCATTGGCTTCATCTATATTCGCGACTCAGCTCCCTTCACCCCCTTTATTGCAGGTGGTGGACAGGAAGGTGGATTACGTTCAGGCACAGAAAACCTACCTGGATTTGCCGCCCTCAACGTGATATTTGAGATGTTGCTAGACCAGAAAAACTCTTGTTTTTCGACCGCTGAAACACTCGAACAATACAGACAACAGCTGGCATCTAGTCTCACAGCTGCTTTCCCTGAGATAGTGTTTAATCACAGCTTCAAAAACAGTGTAGCCACTACGCTAAACTTCGCCGTTCCAGGTTTTAGCAGCAAGGAGCTAATGGATCTCTTCGATGCGGCAAACATTCGCGTCAGCTCAGGCTCGGCGTGTAGCTCTAAAGTCACCCGTAGTTTCGTACTCGATGCCATGGGCTTACCCGCCTGGCAGAGTGAGTCGGCTATTCGCCTCTCTTTTGGCCCCGCCATGACTCAAACCGAAGTCGACGCCGCCTGTGACAGAATTCAACTTGCCGCCAGCGCGTTAACCCACAGCTGCTTAATGCTAGATGACACTCAATTAAATGATGATAAGACCCCACTCGATGGTTTAGTGCAACTCAGAGGCGGCGCCAGCTGTACCTGGATCTATGCAGATCAGCAAACAAAACAGGCACTAATTATCGATCCACTGCCCGAGCTAGAGCAACGTATCAATACCTTGCTCGAATGCCAGCAACTAGCGCCAATTGCCATTATTGATACCCACGGACATGCAGATCATATCTCTGGCCGCGTTGCCCTAGCCCAGAAGCACCTTAAACATCAGCAGTGTGATCACTTAGGCTGGCCTAAATCCAGCGAACAAATACAGCTAGATGGTGCACAACTCCATATGATCAAGCTAGGTGAACTTTCCCTTGTTAAGGTCACCTCACCTGGCCATACCGATGACAGTATCAGCCTCTTGCTAACCACTGACATCACTAAGCTCAAGAGCACGACCCGTTTCGCCTTCTGTGGTGATACCGTGCTTATGGGCAGCCTGGGCAGAACCAACTTCGACTCCAGTAGTTCAAGTAAAATGTTCCACAGCTTGAAGCGACTGGAGCAGTTAATCGGCCGCAACACCTTACTTTGTGCCAGCCATGACTATAACAATGAATTTACCACCACCTTGATGGCCGAAATGATGCGTAACTCTTTACTGCATGATGTGCTCAAGGGACAAATAACCGAGAGCCAGTTTGTCAGTAGAAAAGCAAACTTAGACGCTAACCTTAACGACGAAGTCGGCACCGAGATCATGTGCGGCGCCTATACTAGTGATTGTCACAAGTTGGCCATCAAAGAATATGATGCTACCAGCCTTAAGCAGGAACTGGGTCAGTCAAACAAGGTCAAGCTAGTGGATATCCGTGAGCCCCACGAATATGCGCTGCAGCACTCCCTCGGCATGGAGACTGCTGAGACATCGAGCAGCATCAATGTACCTATGACACGCCTAGTGCAATTTATTCAAGAGCATCAAGCCGACAAAACCAGTGAATGGGTACTGGTATGCCGCAGTGGCAGTCGCTCACTCGTAGTAGCCCAAGCCATGCAACGCTTAGGTTTTAGCAATATCGCCCATCTTAAAGGCGGCTACGCCTTGAGCAGCTAA
- the mepA gene encoding penicillin-insensitive murein endopeptidase, with product MSYKSVIFVFIMLATNCYASDLEWSEFTTPSSGKAEAIGSYANGCLSGGTALPLEGEGYQVIRSSRKRYYGHPDLIEFIEDFSRQIHKLSNQDLLIGDVSMPRGGDFTSGHASHQIGLDVDIWFRRATKALTQEQKESPTELNVVTQEKFKLNANWHQDLAEMIRLAAQDPRVARVFVNPVIKQELCRKSLQTSVSKDNDWLNKVRPWWGHSYHMHVRLRCPKGDSQCKNQQAPKQGNGCEDIAWWKRQLYGVKLVDDKVEKPHAKSTKVKPRQCAQLSK from the coding sequence ATGAGCTATAAAAGCGTTATTTTTGTATTCATCATGCTAGCGACTAACTGCTATGCAAGTGACTTAGAATGGAGTGAATTTACCACTCCATCATCGGGAAAAGCTGAAGCCATAGGCTCTTACGCCAACGGATGTTTATCAGGGGGCACGGCTCTGCCGTTAGAAGGGGAAGGTTATCAAGTCATCCGCAGCTCCCGTAAGCGCTATTATGGCCATCCGGATCTTATCGAGTTTATTGAAGATTTTTCCCGGCAGATACACAAACTCTCTAATCAAGATCTCTTGATTGGTGATGTCTCCATGCCTAGAGGTGGCGACTTCACTTCGGGCCATGCCAGCCATCAGATAGGTCTGGATGTTGATATCTGGTTTAGGCGCGCGACTAAAGCGTTAACTCAGGAACAAAAAGAGTCCCCCACTGAGCTGAATGTGGTCACTCAAGAGAAATTTAAGCTCAATGCGAACTGGCACCAAGATCTGGCCGAGATGATTCGATTAGCGGCTCAAGATCCCAGAGTGGCTCGGGTATTCGTGAATCCAGTGATTAAGCAAGAGCTATGCAGGAAGAGCTTGCAAACTTCTGTCTCGAAAGATAATGACTGGCTCAATAAGGTTCGTCCTTGGTGGGGCCACTCCTATCATATGCACGTGCGTTTGCGCTGCCCTAAGGGTGATAGCCAGTGTAAAAATCAGCAAGCTCCCAAACAAGGTAACGGCTGCGAAGATATCGCCTGGTGGAAGAGGCAATTATATGGAGTTAAGCTGGTTGATGATAAGGTCGAAAAACCTCATGCTAAATCAACTAAAGTGAAACCCCGCCAGTGCGCACAGTTATCTAAGTAA